A region from the Vicia villosa cultivar HV-30 ecotype Madison, WI linkage group LG3, Vvil1.0, whole genome shotgun sequence genome encodes:
- the LOC131658220 gene encoding uncharacterized protein LOC131658220 — MVAGKSKDVNVEALTRVADAIGQVPHVNASIRGGDELRAFRDFRKINPPIFEGGYGPDKAQAWMKEMEGIFQVMNYTDMQKVRFGTRMLMKGAEDWWCNTRQRFDEEGTEITWALFRRVFLENYFPEDVRGKKGVRFLELKREEGRYRGKPYDGRKDPKFGSGKKTSGGDTPAKTVCFKCGRAGHKSNVCNAKLKRCFRCGKTGHVMSDCRHKEMVCFNCSEEGHISGQCQRPKKMQASGKVFPLVEGQMDNEDERIKGKISLVVLLYK, encoded by the coding sequence ATGGTTGCAGGAAAGAGTAAGGACGTTAATGTTGAGGCACTGACGAGGGTGGCGGATGCAATTGGACAAGTGCCGCACGTGAATGCTAGTATCAGAGGAGGGGATGAGTTACGTGCTTTTAGAGACTTCCGAAAGATTAATCCGCCAATTTTTGAAGGAGGATATGGACCGGATAAGGCACAAGCATGGATGAAAGAAATGGAGGGGATTTTTCAAGTTATGAATTATACTGATATGCAAAAGGTTCGGTTCGGTACTCGCATGTTAATGAAAGGAGCTGAGGATTGGTGGTGTAATACCAGGCAGAGGTTTGATGAAGAAGGCACTGAAATTACATGGGCACTTTTCCGTAGGGTATTCTTGgagaactattttccagaagatgtgcgtggaaagaaaggaGTGAGATTTCTAGAGTTGAAACGAGAAGAAGGACGATACCGTGGGAAACCTTATGATGGTAGGAAGGATCCGAAATTTGGTTCTGGCAAGAAAACAAGTGGGGGAGACACTCCTGCTAAAACTGTGTGTTTCAAATGTGGACGAGCTGGTCATAAGAGCAATGTGTGTAATGCTAAGCTTAAGAGGTGTTTCCGTTGTGGTAAGACCGGACACGTAATGTCGGATTGCAGACATAAAGAGATGGTTTGTTTTAACTGTAGCGAAGAAGGACACATTAGTGGCCAGTGTCAGAGACCAAAGAAGATGCAAGCTAGTGGCAAGGTGTTCCCTTTAGTTGAGGGCCAGATGGATAACGAAGACGAACGCATTAAAGGTAAGATTTCGTTAGTAGTACTCCTTTATAAATAA